In one Magallana gigas chromosome 9, xbMagGiga1.1, whole genome shotgun sequence genomic region, the following are encoded:
- the LOC105337251 gene encoding uncharacterized protein isoform X1, with protein sequence MYIVTSLSTHAVNVQNQNFLVKMKAPCLLILIVMQLSRIANCCSSNINIDNAFVSCSTNNVSCNAECYRGYIFTNGSTKENYSCQNGAWRPMSSSCKQIPLVSVTYSAIWVFDEVVISVCANISSRLDNLREVLEETLAKNCQMLNINATVQFTHSFLAFQVHTHFKAVYDNFTNWKALNVCIHYNLGTFRNHQVIKSMFEGVTCGNLNTSNTIHRDLFVREIYDTCPSATELFNVSTSEDGMYIRYCDFTDIDSTITTTKSSTEPTQMRTSESPTIHTEVSFTVNNFSTSQRTSLEKEVLLTDETSNINHGTTLGTEVSSTNQRSRVNRSQITTIPSLSGEKELKVKSIIYIAAPTGGVFLISLIITFIVCSRKRGKDPKNLTDDIKMTRDPTHRKDETSFKGDMIENELYKSADDVLDRDSNGDTTQAASDDYSTAPYSKEKNKNQMKVEQDEYSNPSKISNFEEARLNVVFDDDTEGDLDVKAGDVFQTPNHDSENSCDYAVVNKSRKM encoded by the exons ATGTATATTGTGACCTCACTGAGTACTCATGCGGTGAATGTTCAAAACCAAAACTTCCTGGTTAAAATGAAAGCGCCTTGTTTGTTGATATTGATTGTGATGCAATTATCAA gGATAGCCAATTGCTGCTCATCAAATATCAACATAGATAACGCCTTTGTATCATGTTCGACCAACAATGTGTCATGTAATGCTGAATGCTACCGAGGCTATATATTCACTAATGGGTCCACAAAGGAAAATTATAGCTGTCAGAATGGAGCATGGCGACCTATGTCATCCTCTTGTAAAC aAATCCCTTTAGTTTCTGTTACGTATTCAGCCATTTGGGTTTTTGATGAGGTGGTGATATCAGTCTGTGCAAATATATCATCACGGTTAGACAACCTACGAGAGGTACTAGAGGAGACGCTTGCCAAAAATTGCCAAATGCTCAACATAAATGCCACTGTTCAATTTACGCATTCATTTTTGGCCTTTCAG GTACACACACACTTCAAAGCAGTGTATGATAATTTTACAAACTGGAAAGCGCTCAACGTATGCATTCATTATAATCTCGGAACGTTTCGTAATCATCAAGTTATTAAGTCCATGTTTGAGGGTGTCACTTGCGGGAATTTAAACACAAGTAATACGATCCATAGAGATCTGTTTGTTAGAGAGATTTATGATACTTGTCCCAGTGCAACAGAACTCTTCAATGTGTCGACCTCTGAGGATGGAATGTACATAAGATATTGTG ATTTTACAGACATAGATTCAACTATAACAACGACAAAATCGTCTACAGAACCAACGCAAATGAGAACTTCGGAAAGCCCGACCATACATACTGAAGTTTCTTTTACCGTTAATAACTTCAGTACCAGTCAAAGGACATCTCTAGAAAAGGAAGTTTTGCTAACCGATGAAACCTCCAACATCAATCATGGTACAACTTTAGGGACAGAAGTCTCATCAACCAATCAAAGATCTAGAGTTAACCGTAGTCAAATCACAACAATTCCTTCCTTGTCCGGTGAAAAGGAGCTTAAAGTCAAATCAA ttATCTACATCGCCGCACCCACAGGAGGAGTATTTCTGATCTCCCTTATAATCACCTTCATAGTTTGCTCACGAAAGAG aGGAAAAGATCCAAAAAACCTAACAGATGATATAAAAATGACACGTGACCCAACACATAGAAAAGACGAAACAAGTTTTAAAGGAGATATGATAGAAAACGAACTTTACAAGAGCGCAGATGACGTGTTGGATCGGGATAGTAATGGAGATACTACACAGGCTGCGTCTGATGATTATTCTACGGCACCATATTCgaaagagaaaaacaaaaatcaaatgaaagtgGAACAAGACGAATATTCGAATCCgtctaaaatatcaaatttcgaGGAGGCGCGGCTCAATGTTGTGTTTGATGATGACACTGAAGGCGATTTAGATGTCAAAGCAGGCGATGTCTTTCAGACACCAAATCATGATTCTGAAAATTCTTGCGATTATGCTGTAGTcaacaaatcaagaaaaatgtaa
- the LOC105337251 gene encoding uncharacterized protein isoform X2 encodes MYIVTSLSTHAVNVQNQNFLVKMKAPCLLILIVMQLSRIANCCSSNINIDNAFVSCSTNNVSCNAECYRGYIFTNGSTKENYSCQNGAWRPMSSSCKQIPLVSVTYSAIWVFDEVVISVCANISSRLDNLREVLEETLAKNCQMLNINATVQFTHSFLAFQVHTHFKAVYDNFTNWKALNVCIHYNLGTFRNHQVIKSMFEGVTCGNLNTSNTIHRDLFVREIYDTCPSATELFNVSTSEDGMYIRYCDIDSTITTTKSSTEPTQMRTSESPTIHTEVSFTVNNFSTSQRTSLEKEVLLTDETSNINHGTTLGTEVSSTNQRSRVNRSQITTIPSLSGEKELKVKSIIYIAAPTGGVFLISLIITFIVCSRKRGKDPKNLTDDIKMTRDPTHRKDETSFKGDMIENELYKSADDVLDRDSNGDTTQAASDDYSTAPYSKEKNKNQMKVEQDEYSNPSKISNFEEARLNVVFDDDTEGDLDVKAGDVFQTPNHDSENSCDYAVVNKSRKM; translated from the exons ATGTATATTGTGACCTCACTGAGTACTCATGCGGTGAATGTTCAAAACCAAAACTTCCTGGTTAAAATGAAAGCGCCTTGTTTGTTGATATTGATTGTGATGCAATTATCAA gGATAGCCAATTGCTGCTCATCAAATATCAACATAGATAACGCCTTTGTATCATGTTCGACCAACAATGTGTCATGTAATGCTGAATGCTACCGAGGCTATATATTCACTAATGGGTCCACAAAGGAAAATTATAGCTGTCAGAATGGAGCATGGCGACCTATGTCATCCTCTTGTAAAC aAATCCCTTTAGTTTCTGTTACGTATTCAGCCATTTGGGTTTTTGATGAGGTGGTGATATCAGTCTGTGCAAATATATCATCACGGTTAGACAACCTACGAGAGGTACTAGAGGAGACGCTTGCCAAAAATTGCCAAATGCTCAACATAAATGCCACTGTTCAATTTACGCATTCATTTTTGGCCTTTCAG GTACACACACACTTCAAAGCAGTGTATGATAATTTTACAAACTGGAAAGCGCTCAACGTATGCATTCATTATAATCTCGGAACGTTTCGTAATCATCAAGTTATTAAGTCCATGTTTGAGGGTGTCACTTGCGGGAATTTAAACACAAGTAATACGATCCATAGAGATCTGTTTGTTAGAGAGATTTATGATACTTGTCCCAGTGCAACAGAACTCTTCAATGTGTCGACCTCTGAGGATGGAATGTACATAAGATATTGTG ACATAGATTCAACTATAACAACGACAAAATCGTCTACAGAACCAACGCAAATGAGAACTTCGGAAAGCCCGACCATACATACTGAAGTTTCTTTTACCGTTAATAACTTCAGTACCAGTCAAAGGACATCTCTAGAAAAGGAAGTTTTGCTAACCGATGAAACCTCCAACATCAATCATGGTACAACTTTAGGGACAGAAGTCTCATCAACCAATCAAAGATCTAGAGTTAACCGTAGTCAAATCACAACAATTCCTTCCTTGTCCGGTGAAAAGGAGCTTAAAGTCAAATCAA ttATCTACATCGCCGCACCCACAGGAGGAGTATTTCTGATCTCCCTTATAATCACCTTCATAGTTTGCTCACGAAAGAG aGGAAAAGATCCAAAAAACCTAACAGATGATATAAAAATGACACGTGACCCAACACATAGAAAAGACGAAACAAGTTTTAAAGGAGATATGATAGAAAACGAACTTTACAAGAGCGCAGATGACGTGTTGGATCGGGATAGTAATGGAGATACTACACAGGCTGCGTCTGATGATTATTCTACGGCACCATATTCgaaagagaaaaacaaaaatcaaatgaaagtgGAACAAGACGAATATTCGAATCCgtctaaaatatcaaatttcgaGGAGGCGCGGCTCAATGTTGTGTTTGATGATGACACTGAAGGCGATTTAGATGTCAAAGCAGGCGATGTCTTTCAGACACCAAATCATGATTCTGAAAATTCTTGCGATTATGCTGTAGTcaacaaatcaagaaaaatgtaa